The sequence ACCCTTAGACGACCTCTCAGCGATCAAGCAAAAAATATAATACCATCACTATTCAGTATTTTCAATAATAAACTGACTTCTCCAAACCTTGATGAATTCAATATTTACAAAATGAGGTCTATCCTGAAAATGGTTCCTTCTCAATTACCACTTTGCTTTCGGATTTTTATTTGGTTTAAGGTGCGATCAATCCTAAACAGCACTTTCTCTTTCCCTAAAATTTCCAAGAGTTCAAAAAGTCCAGGCCCTCCCTTCACTCCAGAAATTGCCATACGCAGAGGGTGAATAAATTGAGCGGCTTTTATATTTTGTTTTTCAGATAAATTTCTGATCACATCTTCAGTGGCTTCAACAGTTAATTCATCAAGTTCTTTAAACTCTTCTCGACAGAGAACCAATCGATCTTCGGCGCCTTCATTCATCAATACCTTATCAAAAGCTATCCAATCATACTCAAAGTCATCAGTAAAAAAATACCTGGCATCTTCGGTTATTTGCCCCACATACTTCATACGCTCCCGCATAACAGCAACAATTTTTTCACAATAATGAGTAAAATCTGGGGTTACTGCATTCGGTTTAATGACTTGTTCCCGAATTAAAATCTCCACTAATATTTGAACCAATGTTGATTGATCGGCTTCCCGAATATAAACGCTGTTCATCCAATTCAGTTTATCCAGATCAAAAACCGCCGAATGTTTGCTCACTTGATCTAAAGAGAATCTTTCGATGATTTCCTGACGGGTAAATATTTCTTTCTCTTCTTCCCCTGAAGCCCAGCTTAATCGGGCTAAGTAATTGACCATAGCATCAGGGAGATACCCTTTATCCCGATAATAAGTAACCGATGGGGAGCCATGCCGCTTGCTTAATCGGGTTTTATCTTTTCCAAGTATCATCGGTATATGAGCATATTGAGGTACCGGAAATCCTAACGCTTTATAAAGAAGAACCTGACGAGGGGTGTTGGAGATATGGTCATCTCCTCTTATCACATGAGTAATCTTCATATATGCATCGTCAACTACGCAAGCAAAATTATAAGTCGGCATCCCATCCGATTTTAAAAGAACAAAATCATCCAGTTCGACATTGTTGAAGATCACATCACCTCGAAGCATGTCAATAAAAGACGTTTCTCCTTCGGGGATGAAAAAACGAATCACCGAACTCGCTCCCTGACTCAACCGGGTTTCAACTTCTGCTGGTGATAGCTGAAGACATTTGCGATCGTAACGCCAATTTTTTCCTTCTGCCATTGTTTTTTCTCGACGTTCAGCCAACTCTTCAGCAGAGCAAAAACACCGATAGGCTTTCCCGGTTTGTAATAATTTTTGTATCTGCTCTTGATAAAAAAACAACCTCATACTTTGATAATAAGGTTTATAAGGACCATCAACTCCTGGGCCTTCATCCCAATTAAAGCCAAGCCATTTTAAACTATCCAGTATAACCTCCACTGATTCATCTGTGGAGCGGGCAACATCGGTATCTTCAATACGGAGGACAAACACTCCACCGGTTTTCCTCGCATATGCCCAATTAAATAGTGAAGTTCGGGCACCCCCTAAATGAAGAAACCCAGTAGGGCTGGGGGCAAACCGTACTCTAACCGTTTTTTCCATAAAAAAGAATCCTCCTCATAGCAACTATTTCACTGGTAACTGTCAATATAATTATATTTATCTCGGAATAACAAAAATTCCTTCCCCTTCAGCAACGATTTCTTGGTCTTGGATTATCTCGCCCTGGGCTTTAATAATTCTACCATTGATTTCTACTATACGACCTCGTATCTGGATTTTCTCATCAGTACGACAGGGTTTTCGATACTTTACAGTTAGGGTGCCGGTCATGGCTTTTTGGCCGGATTTTTTTACTGCCTGGGCCATTATTTCATCGAGAAAGGTTGCCACAATACCTCCATGAACCACTCCATCAAAACCTTGATACTGGGAGGGAATTGACACTTCGGAAACCGTATCCCCATTATCTTCTTTAAATTTCAGTTTAAAACCCATTGGGTTTTGATTACCACAGAGAAAACAATGGTGAGTATCGGGAAAATCCATTATTCGGTATCACCTCGAATCAGATTATTAAAAAGAAACGACCCGCTCAAATAATTTTGCACGGGGTTCTAAAAAAAATCATTTCTTAGTGCAGCTTTACCTAAGGAGTGTTCTGGCTCTTCCTCTTGCTTGGTTGAACTAATTCTGAAAGAAAAACAAACTCTACTTCTGGGTCATTGAAAGAATGGAAGAAAGATTCCAAAGCCTGATAAGTTTCCGACTTCACATGACCAATAGCAATTGAATATCCTCTTTTTTTAGCTATTGATACTGCATCCCAAAGTTTTTGTTGAATATATTCAACCGAGGTATTCCCATCAATAAAAATATCCCTTCGAAAAGAAAGGAGTCCAACCTCTTGAGCAATATCAAAAGCCTTTGATTGATCACTGGTTACGCTATCTAAGAATAAAAGATTGGAGTTTTTTAGAACCAGCATAAGCCTTCGCATCAGTTTTGGGTCCTGGGTAGCCTTTGAACCTTTATGATTATTAAGTCCTCGTGCTGTTGGTAGATTTACAATGGCCTTTTTTATAATATCATTAACCCGGGCCTCATCGTCTCCGGTCTTCAATATCAAAGGTTCATTATTATTTTGTTCATTATCCAAGGCTTCCATGGGAAGATGAATCAATATTTCTTTTCCATATTCACTAAACTTCTCCCCCAAAGAACGGCTGAATGGAAGATGGGGGAAAACTGCATAGGTTATCTTTTGGGGAAGTTTTAAAAAGAGCTCGGCATTGGTTCGATTGTAACCTAAATCATCAATCACAATCGCCACCTGATAGAGAGGCTGAAAGTAAACCTCCAAGGTAAACCAAGGCATCAGATCTCGAAAAAGAAAATAGACATCTTTTTCATTGAGAGTTCTCTTTTCACCATAAAATCCAAAACCAAAAAGTACATTAAAAATTGCCTGAAGTCGATTAGATATCTCTTCACGGTGATATTCTGGAACATCCTTCATCATAACTTTCCAAGATTTTCCCGTTTCAGGATTTTCTATAATTTGGACAGCAAGGTCGGGAAAAAGGTTATTCATTTCATGGAAAAGGAATAACGAAAGCCAACGGTCTTGCTGGGAAGGAATAACTTTTGCCAGAGCAATATATTTATTGTTAAGCACCCCATCTTGCTGGAGTTCATAAATTAATACTGCTGAACAAAGCAAGATCGATGTTATTAACACCCAAAATACAGTTTTACTCGGAGACATTTTCTTCTTTTTCATTGATAATCCTTTTTAACTCCTGGATGGCGATATCTACTTGCTCTTCTTCATTTTCAACTACTACATTAGGTTGAATTCCCTCACCATTAATATCGGTTCCATCTGGTAAGTAATATTTTGAAATGGTAAATATAACTCCTCCCTGGTGAGAAAGGGGGAAAATCTGCTGGACTACACCTTTTCCAAAGGTTGTTTCTCCAATAAGAGGCGTTTTTAAAATGACTTGAAAAATTCCTGCCATTATCTCTGCTCCGCTGGCAGTTCCCTTATTAATTAAAGCTACCATAGGAAGATCAACAATTTTGTCGACCGGATTTTCCAACGTCTCACGGTTTCCGTTTCGATCTTCAATAAAAAGGATATTGGTATCCCGGGGAACAAATAAACCCGAACAAATAATTGCCGAGGAAAGAAGTCCACCTGGATTATTTCTTAAATCGATTACCAACCCTTTTACTTCGAGCAGTTTTAATTGCTTAATGGCGTCTTCAACCTCAAGATTGGTTCGTCCATGGTATTCTATGATACGAATTAAACCAATACCTTCTTCTAATAATTCAAATTCGACACTTTTTATCTTAATAATATCTCTGACCACTGTCACGGTTATAGGTTCCTCTATCCCCTCTCGCTGTAATTGTATGACAACTTTGGTCCCTCTATCACCCCGAAGCCTCCGTACTGCTTCATCTAATGGCATTCCCGTGGTAGATTCACCATCAATTTGGCTAATCACATCACCAGCTTTTACCCCAGCTTGAGAA is a genomic window of Candidatus Atribacteria bacterium ADurb.Bin276 containing:
- the gltX gene encoding Glutamate--tRNA ligase, with protein sequence MEKTVRVRFAPSPTGFLHLGGARTSLFNWAYARKTGGVFVLRIEDTDVARSTDESVEVILDSLKWLGFNWDEGPGVDGPYKPYYQSMRLFFYQEQIQKLLQTGKAYRCFCSAEELAERREKTMAEGKNWRYDRKCLQLSPAEVETRLSQGASSVIRFFIPEGETSFIDMLRGDVIFNNVELDDFVLLKSDGMPTYNFACVVDDAYMKITHVIRGDDHISNTPRQVLLYKALGFPVPQYAHIPMILGKDKTRLSKRHGSPSVTYYRDKGYLPDAMVNYLARLSWASGEEEKEIFTRQEIIERFSLDQVSKHSAVFDLDKLNWMNSVYIREADQSTLVQILVEILIREQVIKPNAVTPDFTHYCEKIVAVMRERMKYVGQITEDARYFFTDDFEYDWIAFDKVLMNEGAEDRLVLCREEFKELDELTVEATEDVIRNLSEKQNIKAAQFIHPLRMAISGVKGGPGLFELLEILGKEKVLFRIDRTLNQIKIRKQSGN
- a CDS encoding Thioesterase superfamily protein, which translates into the protein MDFPDTHHCFLCGNQNPMGFKLKFKEDNGDTVSEVSIPSQYQGFDGVVHGGIVATFLDEIMAQAVKKSGQKAMTGTLTVKYRKPCRTDEKIQIRGRIVEINGRIIKAQGEIIQDQEIVAEGEGIFVIPR
- a CDS encoding Divergent polysaccharide deacetylase encodes the protein MKKKKMSPSKTVFWVLITSILLCSAVLIYELQQDGVLNNKYIALAKVIPSQQDRWLSLFLFHEMNNLFPDLAVQIIENPETGKSWKVMMKDVPEYHREEISNRLQAIFNVLFGFGFYGEKRTLNEKDVYFLFRDLMPWFTLEVYFQPLYQVAIVIDDLGYNRTNAELFLKLPQKITYAVFPHLPFSRSLGEKFSEYGKEILIHLPMEALDNEQNNNEPLILKTGDDEARVNDIIKKAIVNLPTARGLNNHKGSKATQDPKLMRRLMLVLKNSNLLFLDSVTSDQSKAFDIAQEVGLLSFRRDIFIDGNTSVEYIQQKLWDAVSIAKKRGYSIAIGHVKSETYQALESFFHSFNDPEVEFVFLSELVQPSKRKSQNTP
- the ctpA gene encoding Carboxy-terminal processing protease CtpA precursor; the encoded protein is MQKKRLAIWVVIIAVLMGFIIVTSVQANRYDAYFSTEIESDKWQPLLETIYLIKNQYYSEQEIDENDLMEEAIRGVLKATGDPYARYLNEEDLKIETSDRIEGEFSGLGIVIAIKDDKLTVITPYQGSPASQAGVKAGDVISQIDGESTTGMPLDEAVRRLRGDRGTKVVIQLQREGIEEPITVTVVRDIIKIKSVEFELLEEGIGLIRIIEYHGRTNLEVEDAIKQLKLLEVKGLVIDLRNNPGGLLSSAIICSGLFVPRDTNILFIEDRNGNRETLENPVDKIVDLPMVALINKGTASGAEIMAGIFQVILKTPLIGETTFGKGVVQQIFPLSHQGGVIFTISKYYLPDGTDINGEGIQPNVVVENEEEQVDIAIQELKRIINEKEENVSE